In the genome of Pristis pectinata isolate sPriPec2 chromosome 10, sPriPec2.1.pri, whole genome shotgun sequence, one region contains:
- the rwdd1 gene encoding RWD domain-containing protein 1 encodes MTDYGEEQRNELEALESIYPDSFTVVLENPASFTIRVTSETGENEEAVEATLQFTYVEKYPDDPPKFEIATHENLQKSDIADIMSLLNEQAQENIGMVMIFTLVTAVQEKLNEIVDQIKSHKEMEKLLKEKEAEEIEKAIFHGTPVTIENFLSWKARFDAELAEIRKKQKEEEQAGKVKLTGKQLFETDHNLDTSDIQFLEEGNNVEVDESLFQDMDDLELDDDDDDPDYNPDLGSDDD; translated from the exons ATGACTGATTACGGCGAGGAGCAGCGCAATGAGCTGGAGGCACTGGAGTCCATTTACCCGGACTCATTCACAG TGGTGTTGGAGAATCCTGCAAGTTTTACCATAAGGGTAACATCTGAAACAGGTGAAAATGAAGAAG CTGTTGAAGCAACCCTCCAATTCACGTATGTGGAAAAATATCCAGATGACCCTCCAAAATTTGAAATTGCCACACATGAGAACCTTCAGAAGTCTGATATTGCAGATATAATGTCACTATTAAATGAGCAG GCACAAGAAAACATTGGGATGGTAATGATATTTACTTTAGTGACAGCTGTTCAAGAAAAATTAAACGAAATTGTTGATCAAATAAAATCTCATAAAGAAATGGAGAAgttattaaaagaaaaagaagcagaagaAATTGAAAAG GCTATTTTCCATGGCACACCTGTAACAATTGAGAATTTCTTGTCATGGAAAGCAAGATTTGATGCAGAGTTagctgaaataagaaaaaaacaaaaggaagaggAGCAGGCTGGAAAAGTTAAACTGACAG GAAAGCAACTATTTGAAACTGATCATAACCTTGATACATCTGACATTCAGTTCTTGGAAGAAG GTAACAATGTGGAAGTTGATGAATCCCTTTTCCAAGATATGGATGATTTAGAAttagatgatgatgatgatgacccAGATTATAATCCTGATTTAGGGAGCGATGACGACTGA